In one window of Tursiops truncatus isolate mTurTru1 chromosome 5, mTurTru1.mat.Y, whole genome shotgun sequence DNA:
- the HNRNPDL gene encoding heterogeneous nuclear ribonucleoprotein D-like isoform X2 produces the protein MEVPPRLSHVPPPLFPSAPATLASRSLSHWRPRAPRQLAPLLPSLAPSSARQGARRAQRHVTAQQPSRLAGGAAIKGGRRRRPDLFRRHFKSSSIQRSAAAAAATRIARQRFPADNSAAMEDMNEYSNIEEFAEGSKINASKNQQDDGKMFIGGLSWDTSKKDLTEYLSRFGEVVDCTIKTDPVTGRSRGFGFVLFKDAASVDKVLEMKEHKLDGKLIDPKRAKALKGKEPPKKVFVGGLSPDTSEEQIKEYFGAFGEIENIELPMDTKTNERRGFCFITYTDEEPVKKLLESRYHQIGSGKCEIKVAQPKEVYRQQQQQQKGGRGAAAGGRGGTRGRGRGQQSTYGKASRGGGNHQNNYQPY, from the exons ATGGAGGTCCCGCCCCGGCTTTCCCATGTGCCGCCGCCATTGTTCCCCTCCGCTCCCGCTACTTTAGCCTCCCGCAGCCTCTCCCATTGGCGGCCGAGGGCGCCGCGGCAGCTCGCCCCACTCCTCCCTTCGCTCGCTCCCAGCTCCGCCCGGCAGGGGGCGCGCCGGGCCCAGCGCCACGTCACCGCCCAGCAGCCCTCCCGATTGGCGGGTGGGGCGGCTATAAAGGGAGGGCGCAGGCGGCGCCCGGATCTCTTCCGCCGCCATTTTAAATCCAGCTCCATACAACGTTctgccgccgctgctgccgcGACACGGATTGCACGCCAGCGCTTCCCGGCCGATAACTCAGCCGCTATGGAAGACATGAACGAGTACAGCAACATAGAGGAATTTGCAGAGGGATCTAAGATCAACGCGAGCAAGAATCAGCAGGATGACGG TAAAATGTTTATTGGAGGCTTGAGCTGGGATACAAGCAAGAAAGATCTGACTGAATATTTGTCTCGATTTGGGGAAGTTGTAGACTGCACAATTAAAACAGATCCAGTCACTGGAAGATCAAGAGGATTTGGATTTGTGCTTTTCAAAGATGCTGCTAGTGTTGATAAG GTTTTGGAAATGAAAGAACACAAGCTGGATGGCAAATTGATAGACCCTAAAAGAGCCAAAGCTTTAAAAGGGAAGGAACCCCCTAAAAAGGTTTTTGTGGGTGGATTGAGCCCAGATACttcagaagaacaaattaaagaatattttggagCCTTTGGAGAG ATTGAAAATATTGAACTTcccatggatacaaaaacaaatgaaagaagaggattttgttttattacatATACAGACGAAGAGCCAGTAAAGAAATTGTTAGAAAGCAGATATCATCAAATTGGTTCTGGGAAG tgtgaAATCAAAGTTGCACAACCCAAAGAGGTATATaggcagcaacagcaacaacaaaaaggaggaagaggtgcTGCAGCTGGTGGACGAGGTGGTACTAGGGGTCGTGGCCGAG gCCAACAGAGCACTTATGGCAAGGCATCTCGAGGGGGTGGCAATCACCAAAATAATTACCAGCCATACTAA
- the HNRNPDL gene encoding heterogeneous nuclear ribonucleoprotein D-like isoform X1 produces the protein MEVPPRLSHVPPPLFPSAPATLASRSLSHWRPRAPRQLAPLLPSLAPSSARQGARRAQRHVTAQQPSRLAGGAAIKGGRRRRPDLFRRHFKSSSIQRSAAAAAATRIARQRFPADNSAAMEDMNEYSNIEEFAEGSKINASKNQQDDGKMFIGGLSWDTSKKDLTEYLSRFGEVVDCTIKTDPVTGRSRGFGFVLFKDAASVDKVLEMKEHKLDGKLIDPKRAKALKGKEPPKKVFVGGLSPDTSEEQIKEYFGAFGEIENIELPMDTKTNERRGFCFITYTDEEPVKKLLESRYHQIGSGKCEIKVAQPKEVYRQQQQQQKGGRGAAAGGRGGTRGRGRGQGQNWNQGFNNYYDQGYGNYNSAYGGDQNYSGYGGYDYTGYNYGNYGYGQGYTDYSGQQSTYGKASRGGGNHQNNYQPY, from the exons ATGGAGGTCCCGCCCCGGCTTTCCCATGTGCCGCCGCCATTGTTCCCCTCCGCTCCCGCTACTTTAGCCTCCCGCAGCCTCTCCCATTGGCGGCCGAGGGCGCCGCGGCAGCTCGCCCCACTCCTCCCTTCGCTCGCTCCCAGCTCCGCCCGGCAGGGGGCGCGCCGGGCCCAGCGCCACGTCACCGCCCAGCAGCCCTCCCGATTGGCGGGTGGGGCGGCTATAAAGGGAGGGCGCAGGCGGCGCCCGGATCTCTTCCGCCGCCATTTTAAATCCAGCTCCATACAACGTTctgccgccgctgctgccgcGACACGGATTGCACGCCAGCGCTTCCCGGCCGATAACTCAGCCGCTATGGAAGACATGAACGAGTACAGCAACATAGAGGAATTTGCAGAGGGATCTAAGATCAACGCGAGCAAGAATCAGCAGGATGACGG TAAAATGTTTATTGGAGGCTTGAGCTGGGATACAAGCAAGAAAGATCTGACTGAATATTTGTCTCGATTTGGGGAAGTTGTAGACTGCACAATTAAAACAGATCCAGTCACTGGAAGATCAAGAGGATTTGGATTTGTGCTTTTCAAAGATGCTGCTAGTGTTGATAAG GTTTTGGAAATGAAAGAACACAAGCTGGATGGCAAATTGATAGACCCTAAAAGAGCCAAAGCTTTAAAAGGGAAGGAACCCCCTAAAAAGGTTTTTGTGGGTGGATTGAGCCCAGATACttcagaagaacaaattaaagaatattttggagCCTTTGGAGAG ATTGAAAATATTGAACTTcccatggatacaaaaacaaatgaaagaagaggattttgttttattacatATACAGACGAAGAGCCAGTAAAGAAATTGTTAGAAAGCAGATATCATCAAATTGGTTCTGGGAAG tgtgaAATCAAAGTTGCACAACCCAAAGAGGTATATaggcagcaacagcaacaacaaaaaggaggaagaggtgcTGCAGCTGGTGGACGAGGTGGTACTAGGGGTCGTGGCCGAG GTCAGGGCCAAAACTGGAACCAAGGATTTAATAACTATTATGATCAAGGATATGGAAATTACAATAGTGCCTATGGTGGTGATCAAAACTATAGTGGCTATGGCGGCTATGATTATACTGGGTATAACTATGGGAACTATGGATATGGACAGGGATATACAGACTACAGTG gCCAACAGAGCACTTATGGCAAGGCATCTCGAGGGGGTGGCAATCACCAAAATAATTACCAGCCATACTAA